Sequence from the Candidatus Cloacimonadota bacterium genome:
TCGTGCGAGTTTTCATCACCTTGTCGTAATCCGCACCCTTCAAAGAATCCTCTACCAACTTCTTCCATTCTTCCCATTTGGGTGGAGAAAAATCTTTACTTAAGTTCAATTTAGTATCCACTTAGCTGAACTCCTTATCTTATTCTTGTATTAAAGCTTGAACTGGTTTCATGCCCATTGCCGAACCACTCTCGATAGCTGAAAGAATAGCACCGCCGCCTGTAAAAAAATAGTACGATGCATTTCTTTGCGCTTGAGCAAACATACCCGGGAGATAGGTACCAAAATCTTGAATTGTATCTCCTCCCCCAAATAACTTGCGTGCCAGCGAGTTCTCATCGATCAGGCGATACATAGCCATGCTGCCCTCAGCAAAAAGCGCCGTATAACCCATTACTGCATTTACAAATACAGTGCCGGCACCAGCAAATACCTTTTTAATCTCTTCTTGCGCAAACGATTCCGGAGCCGCATCCAAAATATAACCAATGGCTTCACTTTGATCCCATTCTGCTAAATCCTTGATGTTATATACATCCCAGTTATCCTCTGTACGCTCATCAATACTGCTACACAATACTACATAGGGCAGTTCTACCACTTTCCGGATACTTTCTCCGCTATCACGGATGAACTGCTTGGCTGCCGAAACATCAGCTTCGTTGATGCCGCTAATATTAATGCCATATTTTGCAGCTAGATAGGCATTGTAGATTACCCCTCCCAAGACCAGATGGTCTGCATTTTGGATTAGAGCGGAAAGTGGTCCGATCTTGGTATCGAATTTACTCCCCGCTACCACTGCCACTAAAGGACGCTTAGGCTTAAACACTTTCTCCAGACTGTCGATTTCTTTTTGCATCAACAATCCCGCATAAGATGGCAAATACTTGGTGATATGATAGGTGCTCGCATGAGCCTGCCAACTACCAAAAGCATCGTTAATATACACATCGGCAAAAGCCGCCAGAGCTTTGGCAAAATTATCCGCACTTTCGTCTTTGGCTTCTTCGCCTTTGAACCAGCGCGTATTGGGTAAATAAACAAAATCGCATGCGCCCTTTTTTAGGAGGGAAACACCTTCTGCTAACGGATTTAAATCGCTAATCCCATAAGAATCTGTTGCCGGCATTTTCGGAACAAAACCTTTTAGCTGCAATTTTTGGCCTAGATAGTCCACAATCGCATCTACAGATTCCAGCTCAGATATACTTATCTTTTTTGTTAGCTTATCGTAGGGACGTCCTACATGACTCATCAGGATGGGCATGCCGCCCTTTTTAAAGATATGAAGCAAAGTAGGAATTGTGGCATCAATGCGCATGGGATCTTTGATCCTGCCTTTTTTTACCACATTATGATCCATACGGACAAGCACAATCTTGCCCCTAAGATCTGCATCCATCATGCCTGGTATGTAGCTCATGTTTCACTCCAGTTTTATGTTTTTTAGCTCAATTCAACTTAGAGATTTCATTGTTTGTGCAATTGGCTTTACGTCAAGAACTTTTTGGATTCTGAGTAAAGTGAATTTAGCAACAGATGAATATAAAGAGTCACTCATATTTACAAATGGAGATCGCTTGGATAA
This genomic interval carries:
- a CDS encoding phosphoglycerate kinase: MSYIPGMMDADLRGKIVLVRMDHNVVKKGRIKDPMRIDATIPTLLHIFKKGGMPILMSHVGRPYDKLTKKISISELESVDAIVDYLGQKLQLKGFVPKMPATDSYGISDLNPLAEGVSLLKKGACDFVYLPNTRWFKGEEAKDESADNFAKALAAFADVYINDAFGSWQAHASTYHITKYLPSYAGLLMQKEIDSLEKVFKPKRPLVAVVAGSKFDTKIGPLSALIQNADHLVLGGVIYNAYLAAKYGINISGINEADVSAAKQFIRDSGESIRKVVELPYVVLCSSIDERTEDNWDVYNIKDLAEWDQSEAIGYILDAAPESFAQEEIKKVFAGAGTVFVNAVMGYTALFAEGSMAMYRLIDENSLARKLFGGGDTIQDFGTYLPGMFAQAQRNASYYFFTGGGAILSAIESGSAMGMKPVQALIQE